The sequence GTCGGCCGGGGTGTTTGTTGTCGCAGCCTGCACGATTCAGCTTCGTGGTGGAGAGGATGCTTCTTCGCCGCCAAAGGCAGAGAAGACCACGGACGGCGATCCTATTGACCTCGCCCGCTGCCGCGCCGTCACGCCGGATGAAACGGCCAAGTATCAGCACTGCCAGCAGGTCTGGGCCGAAAACCGGCGAAGGTTCCTTGGCAAAAAGGATGGTGCTGCTGCGTCCCGCCGCGCGGATCCCGCCGCCGGTCCAACACCCGCGCCAAAGGATCAGAGCCGGATGCCGCAGGGGTATCCATCCGTGGCATCACCCGAAGCGAGCAAGCCATGACCAGTACTGGGATCATCGATCAGTTCCTGGAGACGTTCACCCGTTACATCGACAACGGCTTCGGGCTCTTGGGTGGGGATGTCGGATATCTCGCAACGACCCTTGCCGCGATCGACATCACGCTCGCTGCGTTGTTCTGGAGCTGGGGGCCAGACGAGGACATTATCGCGCGCCTCGTCAAGAAGACGCTGTTCGTTGGTGTCTTCGCTTACCTCATAAGCAACTGGAACAGCCTGGCGCGCATCGTTTTCGAGAGCTTTGCCGGTCTCGGGCTGAAGGCATCCGGCGCAAGCCTCTCCGCTGCAGATTTTCTGAGACCTGGAAAGATCGCTCAAGTAGGACTCGACGCCGGCCGGCCGCTGCTCGATTCGATTTCGAACCTGATGGGCTACATCAGTTTCTTCGAGAATTTCGTCCAGATCGTCGTTCTCCTGTTTGCCTGGATCGTGGTGCTGCTCGCTTTCTTCATTCTGGCGATCCAGCTCTTCGTCACTCTGATCGAGTTCAAGCTGACGACGCTGGCTGGCTTTGTGCTCATTCCCTTTGGCCTGTTTGGTAAGACCGCCTTCGCTGCCGAACGGGTGTTAGGCAACGTCATATCATCCGGAATCAAGGTTCTGGTTCTGGCCGTCATCGTCGGCATCGGCTCGACCCTGTTCTCGCAATTTACCTCCGGCTTCGCTGGCGGCCAGGCGACCATTGAAGACGCGATGACGCTGGTGCTCGCGGCGCTCTCGCTGTTGGGCCTCGGTATCTTTGGACCCGGAATCGCAAACGGCTTGGTGTCCGGTGGGCCGCAGCTCGGCGCCGGTGCTGCAATCGGAACTGGACTTGCCGCGGGCGGTGTCGTTGCAGCTGGCGCGGGTCTTGCCGCGGGAGGTGCTGGTCTGGCCGGCGGTGCGATTGCAGGTGCCGCGCGCGGGGGCGGCGCCGTCCTAAGCGGAGCCACTGCAGCGTATCGAAGTGGCGGTCTTGCTGGCGTCGCGGAAGCTGGAGGATCGGCGGTCATGAGCCCGTTGCGTCGCACAACGGCAGCATTGGGCGGAGGCGGGCATGCCGGCGAGCAGGCCGCCGGCACTTCGGCCGAAGGGCAGCCCGATTGGGCGCGGCGCATGAAGCGTGCCGAGACTATTCGACATGGCGCGTCGGCTGCTGGTCACGCGGTGCGCTCCGGCGATCAAGGTGGCAGCGGCTCGTCCGTCGACTTGTCCGAAGGAGAGCGCTGACACGCAGCATTGCAGCTTCGCCACGCACTGCGCGGGCGTCTCAAGCGGACACCGCTCGACTCGAAACCGATCACTTGATCTCAGGGGCAACCATCGATGTTCAAACGACCTTCTGTCCACTATGGGCGCATGCCCGAGCCGATCACGCCTTATCAAAAGGCAGCGCAGGTTTGGGACGAACGCATTGGGTCGGCGCGCGTGCAAGCCAAGAACTGGCGCTTGATGGCGTTCGGCTGCCTGATGATGTCCGCCGGCCTCGCCGGGGGGCTTGTTTGGCAATCGAGCCAGGGATCGATCACGCCGTGGGTGGTCGAAGTCGATCGTCTCGGCCAGGCTCAAAGGGTCGCGCCCGCCAACATCGACTATCAACCCACCGACGCCCAGATCGCCTACCATCTTGCGCGCTTTATCGAAGATGTCAGGGGCCTGCCGGCCGACGGCATCGTTCTGCGTCAGAACTGGCTCCGGGCCTATGATTTTACGACCGATCGCGGGGCGGCCGCGCTCAACGACTATGCGCGCAACAATGACCCCTTTGCCAAGCTCGGCAAGACGCAGATCTCCGTCGACGTGTCGAGCGTCATACGCGCGTCTCCGGATAGCTTTCGGATCGCATGGATCCAGCGAACCTACGACAACGGTTCGTTGAGTTCGACCGAGCGCTGGACCGCCATTCTCACAATCACGATCGAGACGGCGCGCGATGCCGAACGCCTGCGCAAGAACCCCCTTGGCGTTTACGTCCGCGCTATCAACTGGTCAAAGGAGTTGAGTCAGTGACCAAGACGAAGTCCGACGTTCATTCGAAGCATCACTTCGCAGAATCTAGGCTCAATTCGGCTTGGCCCGAATTCGTGGGCTCGAAGCGCGCATTTCTGTCCGCTCTTCTGCTTTGTTCGTCGGCGCTTGGCGGGTGCGCGACCTACATTCCGCCGGAGATCAGCTATGACGCCGAAGTCCCGCCGTTGCCGGCGCCTCCCGTGCCTCTCGACGATAGATCGCGACCGCTGCACGTTCCACCCCTCTGGAAGCCGGCTCTTGGCGGGCAATCAGGAGGGAAGGAAGACGCTGAACCCGTGAGCCGAATTGAGACCGCAAACAGCGCAGCCCGCGTTGAACCTCGCAGGCGCGGGTATTTCAACGCAGCCCAAATCTACGCTTACAGTCCCGGAGCGCTCTATCAGATTTACGCAGCGCCCGGGCAGATCACGGATATCGCGCTCGAGGAGGGAGAGCAGTTGACGGGATCGGGACCCATCGCGGCTGGAGATACCGTACGCTGGGTGGTGGGCGATACCGAGAGCGGGAGCGGCGACGCGCGACGGGTTCATATCCTGGTGAAGCCCACCCGCGCATCGATCGAGACCAACCTGGTTGTCAATACCGATCGGCGCACCTATCTGATCGAGCTTCGCTCCCGCGAGCGGCCATACATGCCATCTGTTGCCTGGTACTATCCGGAAACAGTGCGCGAACGATCGCGTTCAGTCGCTCTGAAACCGGTCCTTCCCGATCCGGCGCGACGCATTTCCCGCTATGCCATCGAAGGGGACAGCCCTCCCTGGCGGCCGCTTGCCGCATATGACGATGGCCGCAAGGTCTATGTCGAATTCCCGCAAGGCATCGTGCAGGGGGAAATGCCGCCGCTCTTTGTCATTGGTCCCGACGGCAAGACCGAACTCGTCAACTATCGCGCCTACGGCAACGTGTTGATCGTCGATCGGCTGTTTGCAGCCGCCGAACTCCGGCTCGGCGGGGAGCACCAGCAGAAGGTCAGGATTGTGAGGACCGACGGGAGGCCGTCGTCATGAACACGCGGAGGGGAGACGATCACGAGGCAACAGTGCCGCCGGAGACACAACAGGAGCAGTCCAAAAGCTTCCGCTTAAGAGCAGAGCATCCGCGGGTGACACGGTTGTCGCGAAAAGTACTGGCCGGAGGGAGCGCGGCGGCCCTGCTTGTCATCGGCGGAGCGGTCCTGTGGTCGCTGCAGAATAAGCATCCCGGACGACAGGCGACCGATGAGCTTTACAGCACCGACCATCACAATGTTGCCGACGGCATCACGACGCTGCCGAAAGATTACGCTGGCGTTCCGCGCCAGCCGATCCCCCAGCTTGGTCCACCGCTCCCTGGGGACCTCGGCCGACCGATCCTTGCTGCTCAAGGCCAGTTACCGAACATGGGCGCTGATCCGGACCAGCAGCGCCGGGATCAAGAGACCGAAGCAGCCCGCATCAGCCATTTGTTCGCATCGACCAATGGACGAGAAGTGCGTCCGACCGCCGCCGCAGGTCTTGGAGGCGAGCGCGTCGTGCCGCCAAACGCCACGAGTACTGGCGACGATGGATCTGCGCAGAATGGTCAAGACCGCAAGCTTGCCTTCATCAACGCCTCTGTGGACCGTCGCACCGTCAGCCCTGACCGTGTCACCAAGCCCGCTTCACCGTATATCGTCCAGGCTGGCACGCTCATTCCGGGAGCCCTGATCAGTGGGATTCGGTCGGATCTTCCTGGCCAGGTCACAGCGCAGGTGACCGAAAATGTCTTCGATACGCCGACCGGCCGGTTTCTGCTTGTGCCTCAGGGAGCGCGTCTGATCGGCATCTACGATAGCCAAGTCACTTTCGGCCAGTCCCGCGTTCTGCTCGCCTGGACCCGGCTGATCATGCCGAATGGACGTTCTATCGTTCTCGAGCGGCAGCCTGGCGCTGACAGCGCCGGATATGCAGGCCTCGAAGATCAGGTCGACAATCACTGGGGCGAGTTGTTCAAGGCTGCGGCACTATCGACCTTTTTGGCGGTCGGGACTGAATTGGGGGCCGGCTCGGACACCAACAGCAACGACAGCGCCATCATCCAGGCATTGCGACACGGCGCCTCCGGCTCATTAAGCCAAACCGGACAGCAGGTGGTTCGCCGTAGTCTTAACATTC comes from Bradyrhizobium diazoefficiens and encodes:
- the trbG gene encoding P-type conjugative transfer protein TrbG; this translates as MTKTKSDVHSKHHFAESRLNSAWPEFVGSKRAFLSALLLCSSALGGCATYIPPEISYDAEVPPLPAPPVPLDDRSRPLHVPPLWKPALGGQSGGKEDAEPVSRIETANSAARVEPRRRGYFNAAQIYAYSPGALYQIYAAPGQITDIALEEGEQLTGSGPIAAGDTVRWVVGDTESGSGDARRVHILVKPTRASIETNLVVNTDRRTYLIELRSRERPYMPSVAWYYPETVRERSRSVALKPVLPDPARRISRYAIEGDSPPWRPLAAYDDGRKVYVEFPQGIVQGEMPPLFVIGPDGKTELVNYRAYGNVLIVDRLFAAAELRLGGEHQQKVRIVRTDGRPSS
- the trbF gene encoding conjugal transfer protein TrbF, giving the protein MFKRPSVHYGRMPEPITPYQKAAQVWDERIGSARVQAKNWRLMAFGCLMMSAGLAGGLVWQSSQGSITPWVVEVDRLGQAQRVAPANIDYQPTDAQIAYHLARFIEDVRGLPADGIVLRQNWLRAYDFTTDRGAAALNDYARNNDPFAKLGKTQISVDVSSVIRASPDSFRIAWIQRTYDNGSLSSTERWTAILTITIETARDAERLRKNPLGVYVRAINWSKELSQ
- a CDS encoding TrbI/VirB10 family protein, yielding MNTRRGDDHEATVPPETQQEQSKSFRLRAEHPRVTRLSRKVLAGGSAAALLVIGGAVLWSLQNKHPGRQATDELYSTDHHNVADGITTLPKDYAGVPRQPIPQLGPPLPGDLGRPILAAQGQLPNMGADPDQQRRDQETEAARISHLFASTNGREVRPTAAAGLGGERVVPPNATSTGDDGSAQNGQDRKLAFINASVDRRTVSPDRVTKPASPYIVQAGTLIPGALISGIRSDLPGQVTAQVTENVFDTPTGRFLLVPQGARLIGIYDSQVTFGQSRVLLAWTRLIMPNGRSIVLERQPGADSAGYAGLEDQVDNHWGELFKAAALSTFLAVGTELGAGSDTNSNDSAIIQALRHGASGSLSQTGQQVVRRSLNIQPTLTVRPGFPVRVLVNRDLILAPYRG
- the trbL gene encoding P-type conjugative transfer protein TrbL — encoded protein: MTSTGIIDQFLETFTRYIDNGFGLLGGDVGYLATTLAAIDITLAALFWSWGPDEDIIARLVKKTLFVGVFAYLISNWNSLARIVFESFAGLGLKASGASLSAADFLRPGKIAQVGLDAGRPLLDSISNLMGYISFFENFVQIVVLLFAWIVVLLAFFILAIQLFVTLIEFKLTTLAGFVLIPFGLFGKTAFAAERVLGNVISSGIKVLVLAVIVGIGSTLFSQFTSGFAGGQATIEDAMTLVLAALSLLGLGIFGPGIANGLVSGGPQLGAGAAIGTGLAAGGVVAAGAGLAAGGAGLAGGAIAGAARGGGAVLSGATAAYRSGGLAGVAEAGGSAVMSPLRRTTAALGGGGHAGEQAAGTSAEGQPDWARRMKRAETIRHGASAAGHAVRSGDQGGSGSSVDLSEGER
- the trbK-alt gene encoding putative entry exclusion protein TrbK-alt; this translates as MPDVKAFKALSLAVSAGVFVVAACTIQLRGGEDASSPPKAEKTTDGDPIDLARCRAVTPDETAKYQHCQQVWAENRRRFLGKKDGAAASRRADPAAGPTPAPKDQSRMPQGYPSVASPEASKP